One part of the Streptomyces sp. AM 2-1-1 genome encodes these proteins:
- the hisG gene encoding ATP phosphoribosyltransferase — protein sequence MLRIAVPNKGSLSGPAMAMLHEAGYQQRKESKELVLVDPVNEVEFFYLRPRDIAIYVSSGRLDIGITGRDLLLDSGADAEEILQLGFARSTFRYATKPGTAEGPQDFDGMTIATSYEGIVAKHLADAGVSASVVHLDGAVETAIELGVAQVIADVVETGTSMRNAGLEVIGEPIMKSEAVVIRRTGADAEEPKVQQFLRRLQGVLVARTYVMMDYDCRVEHLERAVALTPGLESPTVSPLHHEGWVAVRSMVASREAQRIMDDLYELGARAILTTAIHACRL from the coding sequence ATGCTGCGCATCGCCGTTCCCAACAAGGGTTCACTCTCCGGGCCTGCGATGGCGATGCTCCATGAGGCCGGCTACCAGCAGCGCAAGGAGTCGAAGGAGCTCGTCCTCGTCGACCCCGTCAACGAGGTCGAGTTCTTCTACCTGCGGCCCCGGGACATCGCGATCTACGTGAGCTCCGGCCGTCTCGACATCGGCATCACCGGCCGCGACCTGCTGCTCGACTCCGGGGCCGACGCCGAGGAGATCCTCCAGCTCGGCTTCGCCCGCTCGACCTTCCGGTACGCCACCAAGCCCGGGACCGCCGAGGGCCCGCAGGACTTCGACGGGATGACGATCGCCACCTCCTACGAGGGCATCGTCGCCAAGCACCTCGCCGACGCCGGCGTCAGCGCCTCCGTCGTCCACCTCGACGGCGCGGTCGAGACCGCCATCGAGCTCGGGGTCGCCCAGGTCATCGCCGACGTGGTCGAGACCGGCACCAGCATGCGCAACGCCGGGCTCGAGGTGATCGGCGAGCCGATCATGAAGTCCGAGGCCGTCGTCATCCGCCGCACCGGCGCCGACGCCGAGGAGCCCAAGGTCCAGCAGTTCCTCCGCCGCCTCCAGGGCGTCCTGGTGGCCCGGACGTACGTGATGATGGACTACGACTGCCGCGTCGAGCACCTGGAGCGCGCGGTCGCCCTCACCCCCGGCCTGGAGTCGCCGACCGTCTCCCCGCTGCACCACGAGGGCTGGGTCGCCGTCCGCTCCATGGTCGCCTCCCGCGAGGCACAGCGGATCATGGACGACCTGTACGAGCTCGGCGCCCGCGCCATCCTCACCACGGCCATCCACGCCTGCCGGCTCTGA
- a CDS encoding PH domain-containing protein has protein sequence MSASAPRTETPALPVTFRPGLTRLVLLAIALALFAVITVVALMLESLGPGDRVTFVVFAALFSGVLVLLARPRITADEEGVTVVNLTRTHRLAWEQILQVNLRVGDPWLFLGLSDGTSLPALGIQPGLSKRRAVQDAEALRGLVASRGTAVEAG, from the coding sequence ATGTCCGCTTCCGCTCCCCGGACCGAAACCCCCGCCCTCCCGGTCACCTTCCGGCCGGGTCTCACCCGGCTGGTCCTGCTCGCCATCGCGCTGGCGCTCTTCGCCGTCATCACGGTGGTGGCACTGATGCTGGAGAGCCTCGGTCCGGGGGACCGGGTGACGTTCGTCGTCTTCGCCGCCCTCTTCTCCGGGGTGCTGGTCCTGCTCGCCCGGCCCAGGATCACGGCCGACGAGGAGGGGGTGACCGTCGTCAATCTCACCCGGACGCACCGGCTCGCCTGGGAGCAGATCCTCCAGGTCAACCTGAGGGTCGGAGACCCCTGGCTCTTCCTCGGCCTCAGCGACGGCACCAGCCTGCCCGCGCTCGGCATCCAGCCCGGTCTCTCCAAGCGGCGGGCCGTCCAGGACGCCGAAGCCCTCCGCGGCCTCGTCGCGTCGCGGGGCACCGCCGTCGAAGCGGGCTGA
- a CDS encoding riboflavin synthase translates to MFTGIVEELGEVTAVEKLDDASRFRLRGPVVTEGAKHGDSIAVNGVCLTVVETGEHEFTADVMAETLNRSSLGALTAGSRVNLERPMALGGRLGGHLVQGHVDGTGHIVARTPSEHWEIVKVSLPAELARYVVEKGSITVDGVSLTVVDAAPDHFTVSLIPTTLALTTLGLKQPGDPVNLEVDVLAKYVERLLGDRVENQRDADGEGAR, encoded by the coding sequence GTGTTCACCGGAATTGTCGAAGAACTGGGCGAGGTCACCGCCGTCGAGAAGCTCGACGACGCCTCCCGCTTCCGGCTGCGCGGCCCCGTCGTCACCGAGGGCGCCAAGCACGGTGACTCCATCGCCGTCAACGGTGTCTGCCTGACCGTCGTGGAGACCGGCGAGCACGAGTTCACCGCCGACGTCATGGCCGAGACGCTCAACCGCTCCAGTCTCGGCGCACTCACCGCGGGCTCCCGGGTCAACCTGGAGCGTCCGATGGCGCTCGGCGGACGGCTCGGCGGCCACCTCGTGCAGGGCCACGTGGACGGCACCGGTCACATCGTCGCCCGAACCCCGTCGGAGCACTGGGAGATCGTCAAGGTCTCACTCCCCGCCGAACTCGCCCGGTACGTCGTGGAGAAGGGCTCGATCACCGTCGACGGGGTGAGCCTGACCGTCGTCGACGCCGCGCCCGACCACTTCACCGTCAGCCTCATCCCCACCACGCTCGCGTTGACCACGCTCGGCCTCAAGCAGCCCGGCGACCCGGTCAACCTGGAGGTGGACGTGCTCGCCAAGTACGTCGAGCGCCTGCTCGGCGACCGTGTGGAGAACCAGCGCGACGCGGACGGGGAGGGAGCGCGGTGA
- a CDS encoding hemolysin family protein, with amino-acid sequence MSLLQLVFAGLLVLANGFFVGAEFALVSVRRSQVEPLAASGSARARQVLYGLENLPQMMAAAQFGITVCSLTLGAVAEPTVAHLLEPLFHAAHVPEGLVHPLGYALALVFVVVLHLVIGEMVPKNLAMAAPEKTALWLSPTLVGFARLCRPVTAALGACARLVLKLFRVEPRDEVEAVFTSEQLNRLVEDSGQAGLLEPEAQERLEDALELGSRLVTDVLLDNASLVTVDPSVTPRRIEELTVRTGFSRFPVRAERGGPFMGYLHVKDVLDLEDGERAVPQQVWRPMATVRAELPLDDALTVMRRAATHLAQVADAQGKVLGLVALEDVLETLVGEVRDPAHRVSVPRRTVDVPPGHLPHEPKAMADIG; translated from the coding sequence ATGAGCCTGCTCCAACTGGTCTTCGCCGGACTGCTCGTCCTGGCGAACGGCTTCTTCGTCGGCGCCGAGTTCGCGCTCGTCTCGGTCCGCCGCAGCCAGGTCGAACCGCTCGCCGCGAGCGGGTCGGCCCGCGCCCGCCAGGTGCTGTACGGCCTGGAGAACCTCCCGCAGATGATGGCCGCCGCACAGTTCGGCATCACCGTCTGCTCCCTCACCCTGGGCGCCGTCGCCGAGCCGACCGTCGCCCATCTCTTGGAACCCCTCTTCCACGCGGCACACGTGCCCGAGGGCCTCGTCCACCCCCTCGGCTACGCCCTCGCCCTCGTCTTCGTGGTCGTGCTCCACCTCGTCATCGGCGAGATGGTCCCCAAGAACCTCGCGATGGCCGCCCCGGAGAAGACCGCGCTCTGGCTCAGCCCCACCCTGGTGGGCTTCGCCCGCCTCTGCCGCCCGGTCACCGCGGCGCTCGGCGCCTGCGCCCGGCTGGTGCTGAAGCTCTTCCGGGTCGAGCCCAGGGACGAGGTCGAGGCCGTCTTCACCAGCGAACAGCTCAACCGCCTGGTGGAGGACTCCGGTCAGGCCGGACTGCTGGAGCCGGAGGCACAGGAACGTCTGGAAGACGCCCTGGAGCTCGGCAGCCGGCTCGTCACCGACGTGCTCCTGGACAACGCCTCGCTGGTGACGGTCGACCCGTCCGTCACCCCGCGCCGGATCGAGGAGCTCACCGTACGGACCGGCTTCTCGCGCTTCCCGGTCCGCGCCGAGCGCGGCGGCCCGTTCATGGGCTACCTGCACGTCAAGGACGTCCTCGACCTGGAGGACGGCGAGCGCGCCGTGCCCCAGCAGGTCTGGCGCCCGATGGCGACCGTACGGGCCGAGCTCCCGCTCGACGACGCCCTGACCGTGATGCGACGGGCGGCGACCCATCTCGCCCAGGTCGCCGACGCGCAGGGCAAGGTCCTCGGACTCGTCGCCCTGGAGGACGTGCTGGAGACGCTGGTGGGCGAGGTCCGCGACCCCGCCCACCGGGTGTCCGTACCGCGCCGGACGGTCGACGTGCCCCCCGGGCACCTGCCGCACGAGCCGAAGGCCATGGCCGACATCGGCTGA
- a CDS encoding phosphoribosyl-ATP diphosphatase: MANKTFEELFAELTLKAADGDPSTSRTAELVGKGVHAIGKKVVEEAAEVWMAAEYEGKEAAAEEISQLLYHVQVMMVARGISLDDVYAHL, from the coding sequence ATGGCCAACAAAACCTTCGAAGAACTCTTCGCCGAGCTGACGCTCAAGGCCGCGGACGGCGACCCCTCCACCTCGCGCACCGCCGAACTGGTGGGCAAGGGGGTCCATGCCATCGGCAAGAAGGTCGTCGAGGAGGCCGCCGAGGTCTGGATGGCCGCCGAGTACGAGGGCAAGGAAGCCGCCGCCGAGGAGATCTCGCAGCTGCTCTACCACGTCCAGGTGATGATGGTCGCGCGCGGGATCTCCCTCGACGACGTCTACGCCCACCTCTGA
- a CDS encoding bifunctional 3,4-dihydroxy-2-butanone-4-phosphate synthase/GTP cyclohydrolase II — MTARSTNPQHHERDLALDPVEQAIRDIAAGRPVVVVDDEDRENEGDLVIAAEKATPEVIAFMMSECRGLICAPMENDELERLELPQMVEHNTESMKTAFTVSVDASAAYGVTTGISAADRATTLRMLAGGTAGPGDFVRPGHVFPLRARAGGVLVRNGHTEAAVDLARLAGLRPVGAIVEIAGEDGVMLRLPELVPFARKHGLTIISIEDLIAYRRRAEPTVRREAEVRLPTAFGDFTAHGYRSLTDGVEHVALVHGDLGDGADVLVRIHSECLTGDIFQSQRCDCGPQLQASMERVTAEGRGVVVYLRGHEGRGIGLLQKLRAYELQERGSDTLDANLELGLPADARDYAAGAQILEDLGVRSLRLMTNNPDKTAAVVRHGLVVNGREPMPVQAGEHNLGYLRTKRDRMGHDLPWLDGVPASTCGNQ; from the coding sequence ATGACCGCCCGGTCCACCAACCCGCAGCACCACGAGCGTGACCTCGCGCTCGACCCCGTCGAGCAGGCGATCCGTGACATCGCCGCGGGCCGCCCCGTGGTGGTCGTCGACGACGAGGACCGCGAGAACGAGGGCGACCTCGTCATCGCGGCCGAGAAGGCCACCCCCGAGGTCATCGCCTTCATGATGAGCGAGTGCCGCGGCCTGATCTGCGCACCCATGGAGAACGACGAGCTGGAGCGGCTCGAACTCCCGCAGATGGTCGAGCACAACACCGAGTCGATGAAGACCGCCTTCACCGTCTCCGTGGACGCCTCCGCCGCTTACGGCGTCACCACCGGCATCTCCGCCGCCGACCGCGCCACCACCCTGCGGATGCTCGCCGGCGGCACGGCCGGCCCCGGCGACTTCGTCCGGCCCGGCCACGTCTTCCCGCTGCGCGCCCGCGCCGGCGGCGTACTCGTCCGCAACGGCCACACCGAGGCCGCCGTCGACCTCGCCCGGCTGGCCGGTCTGCGTCCGGTCGGCGCGATCGTCGAGATCGCGGGCGAGGACGGCGTCATGCTGCGGCTGCCCGAACTCGTGCCGTTCGCCCGCAAGCACGGGCTGACGATCATCTCCATCGAGGACTTGATCGCGTACCGCCGCCGCGCCGAACCGACCGTCCGGCGCGAGGCCGAGGTGCGGCTGCCGACGGCCTTCGGCGACTTCACCGCCCACGGCTACCGTTCCCTCACCGACGGCGTCGAGCACGTCGCCCTGGTCCACGGCGACCTCGGCGACGGAGCGGACGTCCTCGTCCGCATCCACTCCGAGTGCCTCACCGGTGACATCTTCCAGTCCCAGCGCTGCGACTGCGGCCCCCAGTTGCAGGCCTCCATGGAGCGGGTGACCGCCGAGGGCCGGGGCGTCGTCGTCTACCTCCGCGGCCACGAGGGCCGGGGCATCGGCCTGCTCCAGAAACTGCGCGCGTACGAACTCCAGGAGCGCGGCTCCGACACCCTCGACGCCAACCTGGAACTCGGCCTGCCCGCCGACGCCCGCGACTACGCCGCCGGTGCGCAGATCCTCGAGGACCTCGGGGTGCGCAGCCTGCGGTTGATGACCAACAACCCCGACAAGACGGCCGCGGTGGTCCGGCACGGACTCGTCGTCAACGGCCGCGAGCCGATGCCCGTCCAGGCCGGCGAGCACAACCTCGGCTACCTGCGCACCAAGCGCGACCGGATGGGGCACGACCTGCCCTGGCTCGACGGCGTGCCGGCCTCGACCTGCGGCAACCAGTAG
- a CDS encoding AAA family ATPase, with the protein MDIGTQGAHAPAELAWLRGVDAYTMGAYPHAEEEFRAAVRLDPGMADGWLGLHALRIDTTTALLNMYRYRDRFGEQRTRHKRTLNSWYWLGWWVQPVLETPRELLLAHASHWLDGRHVPELDRALAGLGPVDTDAQVRFLHACRAYLAKDWEQLVRCTERLVDDPLLGIEARLFGGMARVRLEMYGQAEPLLSAALMRCRSEQPQRKELRYWLARAHEGTGRSAAALPLYRAVHRVDPSFMDTSARLAAITDHDAFDEPAGLAPAALSGYGTDEVGAESQPEGDALLGTDRGDGRDPWLGGEQLGPVSPVATAAPEGARVKRAGPGRTGRTVLPAGPSDPALLAEALAELERMVGLDPVKRQVKALSAQLNMARLRAEQGLPVQPPKRHFVFSGPSGTGKTTVARILGRVFYALGLLGGDHLVEAQRSDLVGEFLGQTAVKANELIDSALGGVLFVDEAYSLANSGYSKGDAYGDEALQVLLKRAEDNRDHLVVILAGYPEGMDRLLAANPGLSSRFTSRVDFPSYRPLELTAIGGVLAAADGDRWDEEALDELRSISGHVVEQGWIDELGNGRFLRTLYEKSCAYRDLRLSGYAATPTRDDLATLRLPDLMQAYGEVLSGRGPVGRGPTEAPGA; encoded by the coding sequence ATGGACATCGGCACGCAGGGCGCGCACGCCCCTGCCGAACTGGCCTGGCTGCGGGGAGTGGACGCCTACACCATGGGCGCGTACCCCCATGCCGAGGAGGAATTCCGGGCCGCGGTACGGCTCGATCCCGGCATGGCGGACGGCTGGCTGGGCCTCCACGCGCTGCGGATCGACACCACCACCGCCCTGCTGAACATGTACCGGTACCGCGACCGCTTCGGCGAACAGCGCACCCGGCACAAACGCACGCTCAACTCCTGGTACTGGCTCGGCTGGTGGGTGCAGCCCGTCCTGGAGACTCCGCGCGAGCTGCTGCTGGCCCACGCCTCGCACTGGCTGGACGGTCGCCACGTGCCAGAGCTGGACCGGGCGCTGGCCGGGCTCGGGCCGGTCGACACGGACGCCCAGGTGCGCTTCCTGCACGCGTGCCGGGCCTACCTCGCCAAGGACTGGGAGCAGTTGGTCCGTTGTACCGAGCGGCTCGTCGACGATCCGCTGCTCGGGATCGAAGCGCGTCTCTTCGGCGGTATGGCCCGGGTCCGGCTGGAGATGTACGGGCAGGCCGAGCCCTTGCTCTCCGCGGCCCTGATGCGCTGTCGCAGTGAGCAGCCGCAGCGCAAGGAGCTGCGGTACTGGCTGGCGCGGGCGCACGAGGGGACCGGGCGCAGCGCAGCGGCGCTGCCCCTGTACCGGGCGGTGCACCGGGTGGACCCCTCGTTCATGGACACCTCGGCCCGGCTGGCGGCCATCACCGATCACGACGCGTTCGACGAGCCGGCCGGACTCGCCCCGGCCGCCCTGAGCGGTTACGGCACGGACGAGGTCGGCGCCGAGTCCCAGCCGGAGGGCGACGCGCTGCTCGGGACGGATCGGGGGGACGGCCGCGATCCCTGGCTGGGCGGCGAGCAGCTCGGGCCGGTCTCCCCCGTGGCCACGGCCGCCCCGGAGGGTGCGCGTGTCAAACGCGCCGGCCCCGGCCGCACGGGGCGTACGGTGCTGCCCGCCGGGCCGAGCGATCCGGCCCTGCTGGCCGAGGCGCTGGCCGAGCTGGAGCGGATGGTCGGGCTGGATCCGGTCAAGCGGCAGGTGAAGGCGCTCTCCGCACAGCTGAACATGGCGCGGCTGCGGGCCGAGCAGGGGCTCCCCGTCCAGCCGCCCAAGCGGCACTTCGTGTTCTCCGGCCCCTCGGGTACGGGGAAGACGACGGTGGCCCGCATCCTGGGCCGGGTCTTCTACGCCTTGGGTCTGCTGGGGGGCGACCACCTGGTGGAGGCCCAGCGCTCCGACCTGGTGGGCGAGTTCCTCGGTCAGACCGCGGTCAAGGCCAACGAGCTGATCGACTCGGCGCTGGGCGGGGTGCTCTTCGTGGACGAGGCGTACAGCCTCGCCAACTCCGGTTACAGCAAGGGCGACGCCTACGGCGACGAGGCGCTCCAGGTCCTGTTGAAGCGGGCCGAGGACAACCGCGACCATCTCGTGGTCATCCTCGCCGGCTATCCGGAGGGCATGGACCGGTTGCTGGCCGCCAACCCGGGGCTCTCCTCGCGGTTCACCAGCCGGGTCGACTTCCCGAGCTACCGGCCGCTCGAACTCACCGCGATCGGCGGGGTCCTGGCCGCCGCCGACGGCGACCGCTGGGACGAGGAGGCGCTGGACGAGCTCCGCAGCATCAGCGGTCACGTCGTCGAGCAGGGGTGGATCGACGAACTGGGCAACGGCCGTTTCCTGCGCACCCTGTACGAGAAGAGCTGCGCCTACCGCGACCTGAGGCTCTCCGGGTACGCCGCGACCCCGACGCGGGACGATCTGGCGACGCTGCGGCTGCCGGACCTCATGCAGGCGTACGGCGAGGTGCTCTCCGGCCGGGGACCGGTGGGACGGGGCCCGACGGAGGCACCCGGCGCGTGA
- a CDS encoding nicotinamide mononucleotide transporter family protein → MNPADWLNSEAFTLLDQHIKWSDMIGNTIGLAALALGWKRSVWTWPAQLLSGAILLFAFASAHLSGSAGKQLVVIVVSLLGWYSWTRGTQRAQDGSIAVRFATWRERGVLAAGAVVGTLAVGGLFTAFPELSWDPWPDAYVFVGTIVAMYAQARGMVEFWFAWLLVDLVGVPLNFANGFAFSGFVYVIYGALVLWGMRDWWLRTRTPGLEGAAA, encoded by the coding sequence GTGAATCCCGCCGACTGGCTCAACTCCGAGGCCTTCACCCTCCTCGACCAGCACATCAAGTGGTCGGACATGATCGGCAACACGATCGGCCTGGCCGCCCTGGCGCTCGGCTGGAAGCGTTCCGTCTGGACCTGGCCCGCCCAGCTGCTGTCCGGCGCGATCCTGCTCTTCGCCTTCGCCTCCGCCCACCTCTCGGGCAGCGCCGGCAAGCAGCTCGTGGTCATCGTCGTCTCGCTGCTCGGCTGGTACTCCTGGACCCGCGGCACGCAGCGGGCCCAGGACGGTTCCATAGCCGTACGGTTCGCCACCTGGCGCGAACGCGGCGTGCTGGCCGCGGGCGCGGTCGTCGGCACCCTCGCCGTCGGCGGCCTGTTCACCGCCTTCCCCGAGCTGTCCTGGGACCCGTGGCCGGACGCGTACGTCTTCGTCGGCACCATCGTCGCGATGTACGCCCAGGCGCGCGGCATGGTCGAGTTCTGGTTCGCCTGGCTGCTGGTGGACCTGGTCGGCGTCCCGCTGAACTTCGCCAACGGCTTCGCCTTCTCCGGATTCGTCTACGTCATCTACGGGGCCCTGGTCCTGTGGGGCATGCGCGACTGGTGGCTGCGTACGCGCACCCCCGGTCTGGAAGGAGCCGCCGCATGA
- a CDS encoding hemolysin family protein — protein sequence MTTPLLLLIAAFLLILANGFFVAAEFGLVTVERPEAERAADEGDRRARTVVEALRELSFQLSGTQLGITITSLVVGMLAEPALAQLFTGPLTATGLPSGAVPTVSVVIGMLLASAVQMVIGELVPKNWAVSKPLQVARFVAGPQRRFTTALRPVITALNTLANRLVRLLGVEPTDELASARTPGELVSLARHSAEAGTLEQDTADLFVRTLSLGGLTAQHVMTPRVRVSALQSSATAADVLNLTRATGLSRFPVYRERIDEVVGMVHLKDALAVPAADRLRTPAGRIAVPPLLVPESLPVEQLLQRLRNEQPIAVVVDEYGGTAGVVTLEDIIEELVGEVRDEHDGEGADRPELVPVTGEDGRPAWDADGSCRVLSLRRIGLDVPDGPYETVAGLVADLLGRIPAPGDRTELPGWRLAVRQVGHYRAEQVRFVRTADVSGQPDGTHLPDDARSAAPGRTLQEATR from the coding sequence ATGACCACCCCCCTGCTGCTGCTCATCGCGGCATTCCTTCTCATCCTGGCCAACGGGTTCTTCGTGGCGGCCGAGTTCGGCCTCGTCACCGTCGAGCGACCCGAGGCCGAACGCGCGGCCGACGAAGGCGACCGGCGCGCGCGCACCGTCGTCGAGGCGCTGCGCGAACTCTCCTTCCAGCTCTCCGGCACCCAGCTCGGCATCACCATCACCTCGCTGGTCGTCGGCATGCTCGCCGAACCCGCGCTCGCCCAGCTCTTCACCGGACCGCTCACCGCCACGGGCCTGCCCTCCGGGGCCGTGCCCACCGTCAGCGTGGTGATCGGCATGCTGCTCGCCTCCGCCGTGCAGATGGTCATCGGCGAGCTGGTGCCCAAGAACTGGGCCGTCTCCAAGCCCCTCCAGGTCGCCCGGTTCGTGGCGGGCCCCCAGCGCCGCTTCACCACCGCGCTCCGCCCGGTGATCACGGCGCTGAACACGCTCGCCAACCGGCTGGTCCGTCTGCTGGGCGTCGAGCCCACCGACGAACTCGCCTCCGCACGCACGCCCGGCGAGCTGGTTTCGCTGGCCCGGCACTCCGCGGAGGCCGGCACCCTGGAACAGGACACCGCCGACCTCTTCGTACGGACCCTGTCGCTCGGCGGCCTCACCGCCCAGCACGTCATGACCCCCAGGGTCCGGGTCAGCGCCCTCCAGTCGTCCGCCACCGCCGCCGACGTCCTCAACCTGACCCGCGCCACCGGCCTCTCCCGCTTCCCGGTCTACCGGGAACGTATCGACGAGGTCGTCGGCATGGTCCACCTCAAGGACGCCCTCGCGGTCCCGGCCGCCGACCGGCTGCGCACGCCGGCCGGCCGGATCGCCGTACCGCCGCTGCTGGTCCCCGAGTCGCTGCCCGTCGAACAACTGCTCCAGCGGCTCCGCAACGAGCAGCCGATAGCCGTCGTCGTCGACGAGTACGGCGGTACCGCCGGGGTCGTCACGCTGGAGGACATCATCGAGGAGCTCGTCGGCGAGGTCCGCGACGAGCACGACGGCGAAGGCGCCGACCGGCCCGAGCTGGTCCCCGTCACCGGCGAGGACGGCCGCCCCGCGTGGGACGCCGACGGCAGCTGCCGTGTCCTGAGCCTGCGCCGGATAGGCCTCGACGTGCCCGACGGGCCGTACGAGACCGTCGCCGGACTCGTCGCCGACCTGCTCGGACGCATCCCGGCCCCCGGCGACCGCACCGAACTGCCCGGCTGGCGGCTCGCCGTCCGCCAAGTGGGCCACTACCGCGCCGAACAGGTCCGCTTCGTCCGCACGGCGGACGTGTCCGGACAGCCGGACGGTACGCACCTCCCGGACGACGCCCGCTCCGCGGCCCCCGGCCGGACCCTGCAGGAGGCCACCCGATGA
- a CDS encoding ROK family transcriptional regulator → MPASPSTARAINDRLALRLLQQDGPLTATQLKASTGLSRPTVADLVERLQDAGLIEVVGEAGAERRGPNARLYGIVADRAQLAALDVRTGSVSVIVADLLGRTLAEASVPIGDTGTAVERAVALLERTAREAGDAPLHSVGIGAPGLIDPATGELRVTIGLPSWHRELVASLQQHLSARVLVENETNLAAVAERRVGAARDRSTFALFWLGHAVGAALMLDGTLRRGASGGAGEIGFMPVPGAVGPLSAATCEGGFHSLVGSEAICALAVSHGMEPPRARPDTPEARYAVTGAEQGFAAAAAVHDALAGAKGGDGFLSALAERIALGAASVVSVVDPGCLVLAGEVGHAGGTGLAALVEDRLATMSPLRTEVRAGELGGTAILRGALFTARESAQDALFAPAAP, encoded by the coding sequence ATGCCCGCCTCCCCGAGCACCGCCCGGGCCATCAACGACCGGCTCGCCCTGCGGCTCCTCCAGCAGGACGGCCCCTTGACGGCCACTCAGCTCAAAGCGTCGACCGGGCTCTCCCGCCCGACCGTCGCCGACCTGGTCGAACGGTTGCAGGACGCCGGCCTGATCGAAGTGGTCGGCGAGGCCGGCGCCGAACGCCGGGGGCCCAACGCCCGGCTCTACGGAATCGTCGCGGACCGCGCCCAGCTCGCCGCGCTCGACGTGCGCACCGGCAGCGTCTCGGTGATCGTCGCGGATCTCCTCGGCCGCACGCTCGCCGAGGCGAGCGTGCCCATCGGCGACACCGGCACCGCCGTCGAGCGGGCGGTCGCCCTGCTGGAACGCACCGCCCGCGAGGCGGGTGACGCCCCCCTGCACAGCGTCGGCATCGGCGCCCCCGGACTGATCGACCCCGCCACCGGGGAGCTGCGGGTCACCATCGGACTGCCCTCCTGGCACCGGGAGTTGGTGGCCTCCCTCCAGCAACACCTCTCCGCACGGGTGCTCGTGGAGAACGAGACCAACCTCGCCGCCGTTGCCGAACGCCGGGTCGGAGCCGCCCGCGACCGGTCGACGTTCGCCCTCTTCTGGCTCGGCCACGCCGTCGGTGCCGCCCTCATGCTCGACGGCACCCTGCGCCGGGGCGCCTCCGGAGGTGCCGGGGAGATCGGTTTCATGCCCGTACCCGGGGCGGTCGGCCCTCTCTCGGCCGCCACCTGCGAAGGGGGCTTCCACTCGCTCGTGGGCTCGGAGGCCATCTGCGCGCTCGCCGTCTCGCACGGCATGGAACCGCCGCGCGCCCGCCCCGACACCCCGGAGGCGCGGTACGCGGTCACCGGCGCCGAGCAGGGCTTCGCAGCCGCGGCGGCCGTCCACGACGCCCTCGCCGGGGCGAAGGGCGGGGACGGCTTCCTGAGCGCCCTCGCCGAGCGCATCGCCCTGGGCGCCGCCTCCGTCGTCTCGGTCGTGGACCCCGGCTGCCTGGTCCTCGCCGGAGAGGTCGGGCACGCCGGGGGAACCGGGCTCGCCGCCCTGGTCGAGGACCGGCTCGCCACCATGTCCCCGCTGCGCACCGAGGTCAGGGCGGGTGAGCTGGGCGGTACGGCGATCCTGCGCGGCGCCCTCTTCACGGCCCGGGAGTCCGCGCAGGACGCGCTCTTCGCCCCGGCCGCCCCCTGA
- the ribH gene encoding 6,7-dimethyl-8-ribityllumazine synthase, whose product MSGKGAPELSVSNCEDLRVAVVAAQWHEKVMDGLVDGALRALGELGIQEPTLLRVPGSFELPVVAKVLAGRGYDAVVALGVIIRGGTPHFEYVSQGVTVGLTQVTVDTGVPVGFGVLTCDTEEQALDRAGLEGSAEDKGHEAVTAAVATATTLRSVSEPWR is encoded by the coding sequence ATGAGCGGCAAGGGCGCACCCGAACTGTCCGTGAGCAACTGCGAGGACCTCCGCGTGGCGGTCGTCGCCGCCCAGTGGCACGAGAAGGTCATGGACGGACTCGTCGACGGCGCCCTGCGCGCGCTCGGCGAACTCGGCATCCAGGAGCCGACCCTGCTGCGCGTCCCGGGCAGCTTCGAGCTCCCGGTCGTCGCCAAGGTCCTCGCCGGACGCGGCTACGACGCGGTCGTCGCCCTCGGCGTGATCATCCGCGGCGGTACCCCGCACTTCGAGTACGTCTCCCAGGGCGTCACCGTCGGCCTCACCCAGGTCACCGTCGACACCGGCGTCCCCGTCGGATTCGGCGTCCTCACCTGCGACACCGAGGAGCAGGCGCTGGACCGGGCCGGCCTGGAAGGGTCCGCGGAGGACAAGGGCCACGAAGCGGTCACCGCCGCCGTCGCCACCGCCACCACGCTGCGCAGCGTCAGCGAACCCTGGCGCTGA